From candidate division WOR-3 bacterium:
TGCGCAGTTTTGATTTGTATATCAGAATATGTCCTGGACAGTTCATCGGTTTAAGGATGTATTCTTCTTTGTCCACCGGTAGCACGAACATATTTTCCCTGTAATAATCGTAATGGCCTGATTGATGCCAGAGATGGCCCCGGGCGATGTGGGGGGTTGATACAAGCTGATAGCCCGCGGCAATGTGTTCGTTTATCCAGTAATCCTCGATAACTCTTTTTACAACCGCCCCTTTTGGATGCCAGTAGATTAGTCCGGCGCCTGCCTGTTCAAAGATGGAAAAGAGTTCTAACTCGGCTCCCAGTTTCCGATGGTCTCTTTTCTTTGCTTCTTCGAGTTTATTGAGAAAATCATTTAACTCTTCGCGGGAAGGAAATGCAATACCGTAAATTCGCGAAAGCATGGGTTGATTCACATCACCACGCCAGTAAGCGCCGGCGATACTCAGTAATTTAAACGCCCGGATATAGCCGGTACTGGGTACGTGTGGTCCACGGCAGAGATCGACAAAATCACCGTTTCGATAAAGGCTTATTTCTTCGTCCTCGATTTCCTTAACCAGCTCGACTTTATAGGATTCATTGCGGCGGTTGAAGAATTCAAGGATCGCTTCTTTTTTCATTATAATTCTTTCAAAAGGTATATCCTGCTTAATGATTTCCGCCATCTTTTTCTCTATTTCTCCCAGAATTTCAGGAGAAAAAGGTGTCTTTGTTTCAAAATCATAATAAAATCCCTGATCAATGGCCGGCCCTATCGCCAGTTTGGCGTCAGGGAATAAAGTCTTCACTGCCATTGCCATAATGTGGGAGGCTGAATGCCAGTAGATCTTTTTTCCCTGTTCACTTGAGAAATCGAGCAGTTCAATCCTGCATTCTTCGGTGATTTCAGCAGCAAGGTCCTGAAGTTCACCGTTAACGAGCGCGGCGATGACGTCTTTGTTCTTAACCAGCTCTTTAATCGGTGTCCCTTTTGCTACTTTTTTATTCTTTTTATTCAGCCTTACCTTTATCATGAAACAATTATAGATTATTTTTTTAATTTGTCAAGGGCAGGGGAGTGTCGGGTAGTGTCCAAAATTGTGTGTAAATTTTTCTTGAAAGAAATAAAAAATGGGATCAGGTCTTCTGGACATTTTTTCCTTATTGCATTATCAATGTAGATATTTGACCCCAGTCAACCGCTGCTTGGGCACTTGTCAAGAATGTTGTGTATGAGTATAATTATCCGGGGATCCGATTTCATGAATCCTTGGGGTAAGATTGTTTGGTTTTTCTGGTTCTGGAATTGGGTCCCATTTGTTTATAGTTTTTGGCTGCTGCGGCCATTTCTTGTGCGGCTTTTTTGAGTTCGGTTCTTAAGTCACCGTCAGTTTCTCTGAATTTTAAACGATGGCTCTGAAGCAATTTATATTCGTGGGCTTTAAAGTAGGTATTGGCTGTGTTCCATTTACCTTTTTGAAGGCGTTCCAGTTGTAAAATGATATTTATTCCCAGCACTTCTTCGCTCTGGAAAAAACCGCTCATATGTTGTCGAATCCATTCCAGACGGCGGTGGAAGTTCTCGGAGATATTGGTCGTGTAAATAAATCTGCGGATCGTTTCTCCGACACGCCGTCACGCTCTACGCTTTACTTGCTACTCACTATTCTT
This genomic window contains:
- the thrS gene encoding threonine--tRNA ligase; this translates as MIKVRLNKKNKKVAKGTPIKELVKNKDVIAALVNGELQDLAAEITEECRIELLDFSSEQGKKIYWHSASHIMAMAVKTLFPDAKLAIGPAIDQGFYYDFETKTPFSPEILGEIEKKMAEIIKQDIPFERIIMKKEAILEFFNRRNESYKVELVKEIEDEEISLYRNGDFVDLCRGPHVPSTGYIRAFKLLSIAGAYWRGDVNQPMLSRIYGIAFPSREELNDFLNKLEEAKKRDHRKLGAELELFSIFEQAGAGLIYWHPKGAVVKRVIEDYWINEHIAAGYQLVSTPHIARGHLWHQSGHYDYYRENMFVLPVDKEEYILKPMNCPGHILIYKSKLRSYKELPIKFAELGQVYRNELSGTLHGLLRVRGITIDDAHIFCQPEQIEDELVKVLELSLKILRKFGFEKFDVELSVRDPKSKKKYLGTDKEWERAENGLISALKRVGIPYKKQEGEAVFYGPKIDIKLLDALGRRWQATTIQFDFNLPKRFHIEYMDKDGQHKEVVAIHRAIYGSLERFMGCLIEHYKGAFPLWLAPIQVSVMPITNKQNKYAEKIYKKCERRKLRVELNEKSDKINYRIREAELQKIPYILVVGKKEVENNTISVRKRGEGNLGEMNLKEFFNLIKKEIGGAN